A single region of the Streptomyces sp. NBC_00425 genome encodes:
- the dctA gene encoding C4-dicarboxylate transporter DctA yields the protein MSRNDAAPGTVTAPPGRIRRLLSLLYVQCLIGVFAGAAVGWLWPSFGADLKPLGDGFIALVRMMIAPVIFCTVVHGIASMGNARAVGRVSLKALIYFEVLTTVAMVIGLVVVNLVQPGVGLHVEVSTLSTEGLPPEATQSHESVAAFVLSTIPDTLISALTGHEILPVLLISVLFGFGLNAAGEAGAGITQGIEKLSKVLFTLIRWIMRLAPIGAFGSMAFTIGNYGLDTLRHLFLLVGSFWLTALFFVLVVLGTVMRFNGLRLLPFLRYIKEELLIVLGTSSSEPVLPRMMAKLQHAGASKPVVGITLPAGYSFNLDGTAIYLTMGSVFLAQALGIDLSLTQQLSMLAVMLLTSKGAAGVTGSGFIALAATLSAVPHVPVAALALIFGVDRFMSEARALTSVVGNGVATLAVAKWEGELDADRARAVLRGEIPYTSGPEADHTAAPYTDPAPGERAGDADVKEAAGTDRVPVPAVG from the coding sequence ATGAGCCGCAACGACGCCGCCCCGGGCACCGTCACCGCTCCACCCGGCCGCATCCGCCGACTGCTGTCCCTGCTCTACGTCCAGTGCCTCATCGGTGTCTTCGCCGGAGCAGCCGTCGGCTGGCTGTGGCCGTCGTTCGGAGCCGACCTGAAACCCTTGGGCGACGGCTTCATCGCGCTCGTACGCATGATGATCGCGCCGGTCATCTTCTGTACCGTCGTCCATGGCATCGCCTCCATGGGCAACGCGCGTGCAGTGGGCCGCGTCAGTCTCAAGGCCCTGATCTACTTCGAGGTGCTGACGACCGTCGCCATGGTGATCGGCCTGGTCGTCGTCAACCTCGTCCAGCCCGGCGTCGGACTGCACGTCGAGGTCTCCACCCTCTCCACCGAGGGCCTGCCGCCGGAGGCGACCCAGAGCCACGAGAGCGTCGCCGCGTTCGTCCTCTCCACGATTCCGGACACCCTCATCAGCGCGTTGACCGGCCACGAGATCCTGCCGGTGCTGCTGATCTCGGTCCTGTTCGGCTTCGGGCTGAACGCCGCCGGCGAGGCGGGTGCGGGGATCACCCAGGGCATCGAGAAGCTGTCCAAGGTCCTCTTCACGCTCATCCGCTGGATCATGCGGCTGGCCCCGATCGGCGCTTTCGGCTCCATGGCCTTCACCATCGGCAACTACGGCCTGGACACCCTGCGGCACCTTTTCCTGCTGGTCGGCTCCTTCTGGCTCACTGCCCTGTTCTTCGTCCTGGTCGTCCTCGGGACGGTCATGCGCTTCAACGGCCTGCGTCTGCTGCCCTTCCTCCGCTACATCAAGGAAGAGCTGCTGATCGTTCTGGGTACCTCGTCCTCCGAGCCGGTGCTGCCGCGCATGATGGCCAAACTGCAGCACGCCGGAGCCTCCAAACCGGTCGTGGGCATCACGCTGCCCGCCGGATACTCCTTCAACCTCGACGGCACCGCGATCTACCTGACCATGGGCTCGGTCTTCCTCGCCCAGGCCCTCGGCATCGACCTCAGCCTCACCCAGCAACTGTCGATGCTCGCCGTCATGCTGCTCACCTCCAAGGGCGCCGCCGGGGTCACCGGCTCCGGCTTCATCGCCCTGGCCGCCACCCTCAGCGCCGTTCCGCACGTCCCCGTCGCCGCCCTGGCGCTCATCTTCGGCGTCGACCGCTTCATGTCCGAGGCCCGTGCCCTGACCAGCGTGGTCGGCAACGGCGTCGCCACCCTGGCGGTAGCCAAGTGGGAGGGGGAACTGGATGCGGACCGCGCCAGGGCCGTCCTGCGCGGCGAGATTCCGTACACCTCCGGCCCCGAGGCCGATCACACCGCCGCGCCGTACACCGATCCCGCGCCGGGTGAGAGGGCCGGGGACGCCGACGTCAAGGAAGCGGCCGGAACGGACCGTGTCCCCGTGCCGGCCGTCGGCTGA